ATGATACTAATATTATTTTGTTGTTTATAGCCTCTAGTTTACACGATTAGGGGCTATTTTTTAAACATATTTGCTATCATTCAACGCTTATGGTGAAATTGCTTGGGGTTCTTTTCTTAACCCACCTGAGTGGTGTCACGGCTTCGGAAAAACGCACCGATCGCAATCAGGCAATCCGGAAATGCCAGAGGTGCGATCGTCTCTTTCTCCGTTAGTATCCATTCCCTCCCATAGCCCGCTGGCCCCAGTTCACGGAATACGTGTAAACAGCGCCCTGGTATGTTCACGAGCCAGTATTCCGGGATCTGCGATCGGCTATAGAGGGGAGCTTTGATCTCGCGATCTCGCATTAGCGTCGTATCAGCCACTTCAATCAGCCAAAAAATTTCTGCTGGGGTGGGATGATGGTCTTCGTAATCATTTGCATCTTGACTGACAACCGCCACATCCGGTTCCGGCTCAGAAAAATCATCCAACTGGACGGGATCTTGCCAGCGTAACAAGGCGCGTGCCCCTAAGCACTGGGTTAACACCCGTTCGATCCGGGTCATTGCTGCACTATGGGCTGTCCCCTTCAGTGCCATCTGGAACAACTGTCCTCCCAACAACTCTACCCGCTCGTCGGGTTTCAAAATCCCAGTTGCCACCAACTGGTGATAGTCTTGCACAGTGAATAACCGTAGATCACTCGCAATCACCATTTCCTTAACCTCCTGCAATATGCCAAAGATCTCGCAACGCGATTCGCCGTTGGAGATGCTACGCGATTCTCCCCTGGAGACGCTAGGTGATCGCGCCTATCCCCCAACCCCATCACGGTCGATCGCTATAGCTTTAACTTCTTAAAAAGAGGTTCGGGAATCGATCTAATAATCACCATAATCCAGAACCAGAACCACGGTACATAGACGATATTTTTGCGACGATCGCGGGCACGCAGAATCGCCTTAGCCACCTGCTCCGGCTGGGCAACCAGAAACATCCCCGATTTCCCAAACGTCATCTTCGTATCCACAAACCCTGGCTTTACCGTCAACACCTGCACCCCCACCTTGGCCAGACGGCTGCGCAAGCCTTGCAAAAACAAACTGAGTGCCCCCTTCGCCGAGCCGTAAATGTAATTACTCTGCCGCCCGCGATCGCCCGCTACTGAAGAAATACCAATAATATACCCCTGACGTTGCTGTTCTA
This DNA window, taken from Trichothermofontia sichuanensis B231, encodes the following:
- a CDS encoding Uma2 family endonuclease; protein product: MVIASDLRLFTVQDYHQLVATGILKPDERVELLGGQLFQMALKGTAHSAAMTRIERVLTQCLGARALLRWQDPVQLDDFSEPEPDVAVVSQDANDYEDHHPTPAEIFWLIEVADTTLMRDREIKAPLYSRSQIPEYWLVNIPGRCLHVFRELGPAGYGREWILTEKETIAPLAFPDCLIAIGAFFRSRDTTQVG